The genome window ATTCTCTGGCGTTCTTTTTCAATTCCTTTTTCAATATTTTCCTGGTCTCTCATCAATAATGTCATATATTCATGCCTCCATTCTCGATTCTTTTTTGCTTCTTGTACAGCTTCCTCAAGTTCTCGTACATAAACATCATCCGTTTTTTCACCGGCCAGATAATCCAGAAAAGCTTTTAACTCATCACTCACATCATCCATTTATTATACACAATCCTTTTTTTAAATACAACTCAGGAATATCACTTTGGTTATATACGGTTATGGGGGATGCCAGAAATTGCGAAATTTTGCGGAAAAATAATAGAAAATAGGTAAGATGGAGGTATAAATTCATGTGAAATAATAGTAGCTTACCCAAAGGGCCATGGGCCCTTTGGGTAAGCATAGTAACAGAATAATGAACTACCGGTATCGGCGCCGTACATTTTTTACCGTTTAGAATCTCAGGCTAAGGCAGCTTAAGCCGCCGTCAATTTTACGATATTCCGAGGTATCCACCAGAATCACCTCATATCCTGCGTCTTCCACGATTTTTGCTACTTTCGGGAAGTTTGCCGGCACGATGACCTTGTTATTGACCCAGATACAGTTTGCCGCATAGGCTTCGTCTTCCGGGATTACATATTTGTTATATTGGGCAAAATCGGGTTTGTCGATAAATTCACCGGATACCAGCATATTATTATTTTCGATATAATTTACGCCGGTCTTCAGGTGGAGGACTTCCTCCAATACCACTTCTGATCCGCTGAGGCCGTACTTTTCCAGGATTGCGATAAACTGACGAATGCCCTCTGCGTTGGTCCTTGCGGAACGGCCCACATAAAAATGATCTCCGACCATCATAACGTCGCCGCCTTCTAATGTGCCGGGGGTTTTGATGTATTCGATGCAATCCTCACTGTAAAATTGTTTGATTACCGGGATCATCGCCTCTACTTCTTTGTTTCTGGAGGCTGCCCCTGGGTTCGTGATGATCGCACATTTTCTGGTTAGAACTGCCGTATCCTCCACAAAGCAGGAATCCGGGAAATTCTCATCTGCCTCCAATACGGTCACGTTCACGCCACAGCTTTTAAGTGCTTCGATATAGGCGTCATGCTGTTTGAGCGCCAGTTCATAATTCGGTTTTCCAAGTTCCGGAGCGGAAGTGATTCCCTCGATGATCTTGCTGCATGGTCTTTTTACAATTACATTCTGAAACATGTTAATATTCTCTCCTGACATAGTGTAGTATAAGGTATACCCAAAGGGCATCCCGTATGGCCATTCGGCCATTTCATAAGGTATATTTATGAAACAATATTAAACCCTTGCTGCATAAAAATCAAGAAAAACTGAATAAAAACACAGGAGAATGTAAAAATATTAAAATGGACAAGAGCATGAGGAAGGCTGCGAAACTGAGAGACTGGGATGAGGAAGAGCAGAAAAGAAATTTTCTGTATGTTGGAATTCCAACATACAAGTGAGAATTGGTAGAGTAAAATTACAAGTAAGATTTAAAATTGCCAAAAAGGAGGAAATACAATGTATAAAAATATTGACAAGAAGGTATGTCTGAAACTGAAAGATCTGGTAGCTTATCAGGAGGGACAGGTCGTAAGCAAGACGCTGGTACAGAATGAATATGTCAGCATGACCATTTTTTCTTTCGATAAAGGGGAAGAGATCTCCACACATGCGGCAGGCGGGGACGCAATGGTAACGGTGCTGGAAGGTACTGGTAAATTTACTGTAGGCGGAGACGTATTTATCCTGCATGAGGGAGATACCCTGATTATGCCGAAGGATATTCCGCACGCTGTGTTTGGCGAGGAACAGTTTAAAATG of Roseburia hominis contains these proteins:
- a CDS encoding arginine deiminase family protein — translated: MFQNVIVKRPCSKIIEGITSAPELGKPNYELALKQHDAYIEALKSCGVNVTVLEADENFPDSCFVEDTAVLTRKCAIITNPGAASRNKEVEAMIPVIKQFYSEDCIEYIKTPGTLEGGDVMMVGDHFYVGRSARTNAEGIRQFIAILEKYGLSGSEVVLEEVLHLKTGVNYIENNNMLVSGEFIDKPDFAQYNKYVIPEDEAYAANCIWVNNKVIVPANFPKVAKIVEDAGYEVILVDTSEYRKIDGGLSCLSLRF
- a CDS encoding cupin domain-containing protein, with product MYKNIDKKVCLKLKDLVAYQEGQVVSKTLVQNEYVSMTIFSFDKGEEISTHAAGGDAMVTVLEGTGKFTVGGDVFILHEGDTLIMPKDIPHAVFGEEQFKMQLVVSF